CCGGCGCGACCTCAATTTCCTCGAAACCCTCATTCATCTGCGCAATTACCACCCGGGGGAAACAATCTTCAGCGAAGGGGATATCGGCTCGGGGATGTACATCATTCGATCCGGCGGTGTCCGCATCGACATGAAAGATGAGCAGGGGCAGAACAAGGTTCAGGCAAATCTTGAAGCAGGAGATTTCTTTGGTGAAATCGCTCTGACTACCCCCATGCCAAGGATCGGAACGGCCACGGCCACCGAACAGACCGTACTCGCAGGGCTGTTCAGGGCGGATGTTCTTGATGCCTTACGCAAACATCCGGCGATCGCGTCCAAGATTTTGCTCGGACTGAACCGCATTCTCAGTGAGCGGCTCCAGCACGCGGGCCTGCGTTTGCATGGCCTGAGTTACGCACACCTTGAACCCAGCTACGAGGAACAGTAATGACGCCCCAGGTTCGCGCCTCAAGTCGCCATAAAAATCTGGTTCTGTTCGTCGTATTGACGGCAGGGATCGCCTCGGGAATTACG
Above is a genomic segment from Geopsychrobacter electrodiphilus DSM 16401 containing:
- a CDS encoding cyclic nucleotide-binding domain-containing protein, with product MNPFWSNIFRKPGYEGTLAYFLGTVPPFSALGRRDLNFLETLIHLRNYHPGETIFSEGDIGSGMYIIRSGGVRIDMKDEQGQNKVQANLEAGDFFGEIALTTPMPRIGTATATEQTVLAGLFRADVLDALRKHPAIASKILLGLNRILSERLQHAGLRLHGLSYAHLEPSYEEQ